A DNA window from Streptomyces canus contains the following coding sequences:
- a CDS encoding S1 RNA-binding domain-containing protein, whose translation MTNTEVSAAEMRLVGSIVEGEATAVFRWGVIVDLGLSRDGLIDVLYIDDDDNYQVGDRVSCYLDCFDEMKNKFILRPPGQVPLAERLRRAQERRDLSS comes from the coding sequence ATGACCAACACTGAGGTGAGCGCGGCCGAGATGCGCCTCGTGGGGAGCATCGTCGAGGGAGAGGCCACGGCCGTGTTCCGCTGGGGGGTCATCGTGGACCTGGGCCTGTCACGGGACGGCCTCATCGATGTCCTCTACATCGACGATGACGACAATTACCAGGTGGGCGACCGCGTGTCCTGCTACCTGGACTGCTTCGACGAGATGAAGAACAAGTTCATCCTGAGGCCGCCGGGGCAGGTACCCCTCGCGGAACGCCTGCGCAGGGCCCAGGAGCGACGAGATCTGTCCTCCTGA